In Xenorhabdus griffiniae, the genomic window ATACAGTATTGGGAAAATTATTATATAATAAATTGTAATTTAAATACCTTCTCCCTCCTCGCCATAATGCAGAACTTGTGGTTCCTCATGCACATCGCAGCCAATACCGTGCCCGCAATATTCCCGTACCACCGTGTAATATTTTCTTAACTATACAACGCGCCAATAGCCTCCTTTTTTCGCCCCAACACGAATTAAACGCCCAATATCCTGTAATATCTTAATATTTCGCTCGATCGTGCGCCGGCTTACTCCCACTTCATTGGCCAATTGGGTTATGGTAATGGCAGGATGCGCAGCAATAACAAACAAGATTTTTTGCGCAGTAGCATTCAGTGGTTGTGGATTTTCTACCGACATTACGCCAGTATTCTGTTTTCGCAGATCTAAGCTTTCTTTAAGTGCTTCGGCTAATTTTTCCAGCATAAAATCGATAAATAGTGTACAGTCGCTGGTACGATCACATCCTCTAAGCACCTGATAATAATCCTGTTGTTGATAATGAATTAACGTTTCTACCGGTAACCACGCTAATTCAGGACGCCATTCGCTCAAAATCAATGTTTGCCACAAACGCCCCATACGGCCATTACCATCGGTAAATGGATGAATAAATTCAAACTCATAATGGAAAATTGAACTGGCGATCAATGGGTGAATAGCCGTCTGTTGCAACCATGTCAGTAACTCGCCCACTAACCGTGGTACTTGACTGGCAGGAGGAGCCATATGGATTAACTGTTTTTCTTGATAAATTCCC contains:
- a CDS encoding Fic family protein, producing MAIYQPPYTITPDILNREVEIGELLGRWSMQAETSSPVLRKENRIRTIQASLAIEHNSLSTEQVTAIINGKRVLAPARDIQEVRNAILTYEKLPDWHSSRVTDLLAAHRLLMTGLVDRPGQLRGGDVGIYQEKQLIHMAPPASQVPRLVGELLTWLQQTAIHPLIASSIFHYEFEFIHPFTDGNGRMGRLWQTLILSEWRPELAWLPVETLIHYQQQDYYQVLRGCDRTSDCTLFIDFMLEKLAEALKESLDLRKQNTGVMSVENPQPLNATAQKILFVIAAHPAITITQLANEVGVSRRTIERNIKILQDIGRLIRVGAKKGGYWRVV